Genomic window (Bacillus vallismortis):
CAACGTGGATTAAACGCACCATCACAGGTGCCATCATTACAGCAGTATGCACAGGGATCATTGGCGGAGCCATCGCCATTATGTACAACCTGCTGCAGCATTAAAGGGGGATTTTCATGAAAACGTACGACAAAGGCACGGTCATCAGGACGGTGCTTCTTTTGGTTGCATTCATTAACCAAACCATGCTGATGTTTGGCAAATCACCATTGGACATTCAAGAAGAGCAGGTCAATCAGCTTGCTGACGCTCTTTATTCTGCCGGATCTCTCATTTTTACAATAGGGACAACAGTTGCCGCTTGGTTTAAAAACAACTATGTAACAGAAAAAGGGAAAAAACAGCGTGACTTGTTAAAGGAAAATAATCTGACGAAATAAGGAGAGATTATATGGTTAACATCATTCAAGACTTTATTCCAGTCGGTGCAAATAACCGTCCAGGCTACCTCATGACACCGTTCTACATTACAGTGCATAATACAGCGAACACTGCACCCGGAGCGGATGCCGAAGCACATGCCCGCTATTTGAAAAATCCTGATACGGCGACTAGCTGGCATTTTACTGTTGATGATACAGACATTTATCAGCATCTGCCATTAAATGAAAACGGCTGGCATGCGGGAGACGGAAACGGCAGCGGCAACCGGGCTTCTATTGGGATTGAAATTTGTGAAAATGCCGATGGAGATTTCGCTCAAGCAACAGCAAATGCCCAGTGGCTTATTAAAATATTAATGGCTGAGCACCATATCAGTCTCGCCAATGTCGTCCCTCATAAGTATTGGTCAGGGAAGGAATGTCCGCGCCAGCTGTTGAATATATGGGATACGTTTAAAGCTGGGATTGGGGGAGGCGGGAGCCAAACCTATGTCGTGAAACAGGGTGATACGCTTACATCCATAGCGAGAGCGTTCGGTGTGACTGTTGCCCAGCTGCAAGAGTGGAACAATATCGAAGATCCGAATCTCATTCAGGTCGGTCAAGTGCTAATTGTAAGTGTGCCATCGTACGCTGAAGAGCCCGAGCTCTATCCGCTCCCGGACGGAATAATCAAACTGACAACACCTTACACCTCAGGCGAACATGTCTTTCAGGTACAGCGAGCACTGGGCGCTCTCTATTTTTACCCTAATAAAGGAGCTGCCAATAACGGAATTGATGGCATTTACGGACCGAAAACTGCTGATGCGGTTGCGCGTTTTCAGTCTGTTAACGGTTTAGCGGCCGACGGTATTTACGGGCCGGCGACTAAAGCAAAGATCAGTGCTTTATTACTTTTGTAGAAAAGAAAACATTGACAATGCCTGCTAGTAAAACCATACTGAATATGATGAATTTGTATTTTGGGTGGTTATACTGTGCAAAAAGATATTAAATTAAATAATGTTAAAGGCGTATTGATATTTTTAGTTGTATTTGCCCATCTGCTGGGGGTTAGTAAAAGCGGGCTGGAAAATATGATTGAAATCATTTATTCATTCCACATGCCTGCTTTTATTTTTCTTAATGGTTATTTTTCAAAAAGGCCATCAATGAAAAAAGTCATCAATCTTATCCTCTTATATGTTATTTTTCAAACCTTTTACTGTGTGTACCGTTACTACGCAGGTAATTTTTCTGTCATTCAATTTACTTACGGCAGGCCGCATACTCATTTGTGGTATATTGTCAGTCTCGGCAGCTGGTATGCGTTAGCTATTATTCTCAAGAAAATAAACGGTAGAAACGTCTTTAAAGCAATATTGCTGATTTTGTTGCTGCTGCTGAGCTTTATTTCTAGGTTTTATGCAGATCAGATTATTGAATTTATCAAAATATACTATAGCAACATGCATACGCAAACAATTTCAGTATTAAGAACTTTTGTTTTTCTCCCGTTTTTCCTGGCCGGTTTTTATTGTTCAAAAGATTTCATGAATAAAATATACAGTTCATTAGACAAATTAAAGTTTAAACTATTTTTCATTTTATCTGTATCTGTATTGGTATTCATTATTTTAGATGAGCATCATGATAAATTTGATCAGCTGTTTTTTGGTTTTCTTGGCTACCAAAAGTTCCAAATAGAGAATCATAGTTATTCTGGGATTGTATTCTTTCATTATTCCTTAGCTGTGTTAGGCATTTTCTTTTTGTTAAATGCAGTGGGTGCTGGCAAAAACAAATTAACTCAATGGGGAGAAAATTCACTTGCGATCTTTTTATTTCATATGATTTTTGTCTTCCCTCTATTTACTCATAACAGCTGGTTAAACGAGCAAAGCCCTGACACACGATTGGTGTTATGTTTTACGATGGCATTAGGAATAACGTCTCTA
Coding sequences:
- a CDS encoding phage holin; this translates as MKTYDKGTVIRTVLLLVAFINQTMLMFGKSPLDIQEEQVNQLADALYSAGSLIFTIGTTVAAWFKNNYVTEKGKKQRDLLKENNLTK
- a CDS encoding N-acetylmuramoyl-L-alanine amidase; amino-acid sequence: MVNIIQDFIPVGANNRPGYLMTPFYITVHNTANTAPGADAEAHARYLKNPDTATSWHFTVDDTDIYQHLPLNENGWHAGDGNGSGNRASIGIEICENADGDFAQATANAQWLIKILMAEHHISLANVVPHKYWSGKECPRQLLNIWDTFKAGIGGGGSQTYVVKQGDTLTSIARAFGVTVAQLQEWNNIEDPNLIQVGQVLIVSVPSYAEEPELYPLPDGIIKLTTPYTSGEHVFQVQRALGALYFYPNKGAANNGIDGIYGPKTADAVARFQSVNGLAADGIYGPATKAKISALLLL
- a CDS encoding acyltransferase family protein encodes the protein MQKDIKLNNVKGVLIFLVVFAHLLGVSKSGLENMIEIIYSFHMPAFIFLNGYFSKRPSMKKVINLILLYVIFQTFYCVYRYYAGNFSVIQFTYGRPHTHLWYIVSLGSWYALAIILKKINGRNVFKAILLILLLLLSFISRFYADQIIEFIKIYYSNMHTQTISVLRTFVFLPFFLAGFYCSKDFMNKIYSSLDKLKFKLFFILSVSVLVFIILDEHHDKFDQLFFGFLGYQKFQIENHSYSGIVFFHYSLAVLGIFFLLNAVGAGKNKLTQWGENSLAIFLFHMIFVFPLFTHNSWLNEQSPDTRLVLCFTMALGITSLFGSRAFNRIVKYIIHPMKYLEIIYARLIIQTDKNDEYKKRHIV